Proteins encoded by one window of Xanthomonas sp. DAR 80977:
- a CDS encoding NUDIX hydrolase, with product MPDLSLRRQLQAYAVRWPQEAEVAAQFLALLDDAQDPFVRARLDGHFTGSAWLVSADGARTLLTHHRKLQRWLQLGGHADGDRDLALVALKEAEEESGLPGLALHDGVLFDLDRHWIPERQDVPGHWHFDARYVVRAGADEAFAVSAESLALAWRPIAELLAEPDLDPSLRRMAGKWLAHGGS from the coding sequence TATGCCGTCCGTTGGCCGCAGGAGGCCGAGGTTGCCGCGCAATTCCTGGCCTTGCTGGACGACGCGCAGGACCCGTTCGTGCGCGCGCGGCTGGACGGCCATTTCACCGGCTCGGCCTGGCTGGTCAGCGCCGACGGCGCGCGCACCCTGCTGACCCACCACCGCAAGCTGCAGCGCTGGCTGCAGTTGGGCGGGCACGCCGACGGCGACCGCGACCTGGCGCTGGTGGCGCTGAAGGAAGCCGAGGAGGAGTCGGGGCTGCCCGGACTGGCGCTGCACGATGGCGTCCTGTTCGACCTGGACCGGCACTGGATCCCCGAGCGCCAGGACGTGCCGGGCCACTGGCACTTCGACGCGCGCTACGTGGTGCGCGCCGGCGCCGACGAGGCGTTCGCGGTCAGCGCCGAGTCGCTGGCCCTGGCCTGGCGCCCGATCGCCGAGCTGCTGGCCGAGCCCGACCTGGATCCATCGCTGCGGCGGATGGCCGGCAAGTGGCTGGCGCACGGCGGCAGCTGA